A genomic region of Nitrosomonas ureae contains the following coding sequences:
- the gshB gene encoding glutathione synthase — protein sequence MKLAFIIDPLDSIKTHKDTSYALICEAIARNHQVWVLYQHDIALINHVVTGFSRALSLTNPSSADGLWYKISDISATPLHEFDIVLMRKDPPFDMEYIYSTYLLELAETQGAWVINNPRSIRDYNEKFAITQFPQFITPTLVTSQAHLIREFLVIHQDIILKPLDGMGGANVFRIHLADYNISVILEMLTHYGTRTIMVQRFIPEIAQGDKRILLIAGKAVPFALARIPKLGETRGNLAAGGTGTTQPLSTRDKDIADSLGPELVKNGLMLVGLDVIGDYLTEINVTSPTGMQEITQQTGLNVAAMMLDAIEENFKSRNTEIIPISKS from the coding sequence ATGAAGCTTGCCTTTATCATTGATCCGCTGGATTCCATCAAAACGCATAAGGACACCAGCTATGCCTTGATCTGTGAGGCAATTGCGCGGAACCATCAGGTCTGGGTACTTTATCAACATGACATCGCATTGATCAACCATGTTGTCACAGGCTTTTCGCGCGCATTGTCACTTACAAATCCATCATCTGCGGATGGTTTGTGGTACAAAATCAGTGATATTTCGGCAACTCCTTTGCACGAATTTGACATTGTATTAATGCGCAAGGACCCGCCATTTGATATGGAATATATTTACAGCACGTACTTGCTGGAATTAGCTGAGACCCAGGGTGCCTGGGTGATCAATAACCCCAGGAGTATCCGCGATTACAACGAAAAGTTTGCTATCACTCAATTTCCACAATTTATTACCCCTACACTAGTAACCAGCCAGGCGCACTTAATTAGAGAATTCCTAGTTATTCATCAGGATATTATATTAAAACCACTGGATGGTATGGGTGGTGCCAACGTGTTTCGTATCCATCTTGCAGACTATAATATCAGCGTGATTCTCGAAATGCTCACTCACTATGGGACACGAACTATCATGGTGCAGCGCTTCATTCCTGAAATCGCTCAAGGCGACAAACGTATCCTTCTGATTGCAGGCAAAGCGGTACCTTTTGCTTTAGCGCGCATTCCTAAGCTCGGTGAAACGCGCGGCAATCTTGCTGCCGGCGGTACGGGAACAACGCAGCCCCTATCTACGCGCGACAAAGACATTGCAGATTCACTAGGCCCGGAATTGGTTAAAAATGGTTTAATGTTGGTAGGATTAGATGTAATTGGCGACTATTTAACAGAGATTAATGTCACTAGTCCTACAGGAATGCAGGAAATCACACAGCAGACCGGCTTAAACGTTGCAGCCATGATGCTGGATGCCATTGAAGAAAACTTCAAATCAAGAAATACTGAAATAATCCCTATATCAAAATCATGA
- a CDS encoding peptidylprolyl isomerase: protein MRASPILYKTVLFACLCFLSPITHANRVACFTTNMGQFCIELFETQTPVTTANFISYINSGGYTDGIFHRSVPDFVIQGGGFKIIPGTTGESLTAVNPLPPIINEFKISNTRGTVAMAKIGGNPNSATNQWFVNLNDNALNLDNQNGGFTVFGRVIFDGMTVFDAIEELPIRNFGGSFTDTPLKDYDGSSSVSLNNLVRINSVELIDTASVFSHEILSFAVDIGAGNALEVNLRLIQNSPSIVFELDLNNIVALNSKPLNIATFSSIDGQLHIPSAMINPSTILRNVQMQLTDAESFQFTLVSYE, encoded by the coding sequence ATGCGCGCCAGTCCAATCTTATATAAAACCGTATTGTTTGCCTGTTTGTGTTTCTTATCGCCCATTACACACGCTAATCGAGTTGCTTGCTTTACAACCAATATGGGGCAATTTTGTATTGAGCTTTTTGAAACACAGACACCGGTCACAACCGCCAACTTCATCAGCTACATTAACAGTGGTGGCTATACTGATGGAATCTTTCATCGCAGTGTCCCTGATTTTGTCATTCAAGGCGGCGGTTTTAAAATTATTCCTGGCACCACCGGAGAATCGCTCACCGCTGTTAATCCCCTTCCTCCAATTATTAATGAATTTAAAATTTCCAATACCCGTGGCACCGTCGCTATGGCAAAAATTGGCGGCAATCCCAATAGTGCAACCAACCAATGGTTTGTCAACTTAAATGACAACGCTTTGAATCTGGATAATCAGAATGGAGGATTTACCGTGTTTGGCCGCGTTATTTTTGATGGCATGACAGTCTTTGATGCTATTGAAGAACTTCCAATAAGAAACTTTGGAGGAAGTTTTACTGACACGCCACTGAAAGACTATGATGGTTCATCATCAGTATCGCTTAATAATTTAGTCCGGATAAATAGTGTTGAACTCATTGACACAGCAAGCGTTTTCAGCCATGAAATTTTGAGTTTTGCGGTGGATATTGGAGCGGGAAATGCACTGGAGGTCAACTTACGGTTGATTCAAAATAGCCCTTCCATTGTATTTGAACTCGACCTGAACAATATCGTAGCACTGAATAGTAAACCTCTTAATATCGCCACTTTCTCGAGCATAGATGGCCAATTACACATCCCATCGGCAATGATCAATCCATCCACCATTCTCAGAAACGTGCAAATGCAATTAACCGATGCAGAATCATTTCAATTCACATTAGTCAGTTACGAATAA
- the ftsH gene encoding ATP-dependent zinc metalloprotease FtsH — protein MDRRTHLNFWFITMALLALLLVQNLYKQYTQVEPIPYSRFQYLLEQGQVAEIAITENQIFGTLKEKHADGYKDFVTTRVEPELAEILDKYHVVYTGVVQSTWLRDLLSWIVPTAIFVGIWLFVIRRMGSSMGGGLMSIGKSHAKVFVEKETKVTFDDVAGVDEAKEELVEIINFLKNPVDYGRLGGRAPKGILLVGPPGTGKTLLARAVAGEAGVPFFSISGSEFVEMFVGVGAARVRDLFEQARQMAPAIIFIDELDALGRARGAYGLGGGHDEKEQTLNQLLAELDGFDSSSGIVLLAATNRPEILDPALLRAGRFDRQVLVDRPDKIGREQILNVHARKVKLHSDVRIEEVAALTPGFTGADLANLINEATLLATRRAAPSVTMADFNNAIERIVAGLEKRNRLLNPDERRVVAFHELGHTMVALALPGTDEIHKVSIIPRGVGALGYTIQRPTEDRYLMTRAELQNKMAVLLGGRAAEEIVFNEVSTGAADDLIRVTDIARAMVLRYGMSDALGNVAYDREQSVFLQPNVPMPQSRNYSEETASKIDVAIRMLVDQALERALNILQSNRGLLDQTAQELLEKETLNQPEILKLKRTIISSVPH, from the coding sequence ATGGACAGAAGAACGCATCTTAATTTCTGGTTTATTACCATGGCGCTATTAGCTTTGCTGTTAGTGCAGAATTTGTATAAGCAATATACTCAAGTTGAGCCCATTCCCTATAGTCGTTTCCAGTATTTGCTAGAGCAGGGGCAGGTAGCCGAGATTGCGATTACCGAGAATCAGATTTTTGGAACATTGAAAGAAAAACACGCGGATGGATATAAAGATTTTGTTACGACACGGGTGGAACCGGAATTAGCGGAAATTCTGGATAAATATCATGTGGTTTATACCGGTGTGGTACAAAGCACTTGGTTGCGTGATTTATTGTCCTGGATTGTGCCGACAGCAATTTTTGTCGGAATCTGGTTATTTGTGATTCGCCGCATGGGAAGCAGTATGGGAGGCGGGTTGATGTCGATTGGTAAAAGCCACGCCAAAGTATTTGTGGAAAAGGAAACCAAGGTTACTTTCGACGATGTGGCGGGTGTCGATGAAGCCAAGGAGGAATTGGTTGAAATTATCAATTTCTTGAAAAATCCGGTGGATTATGGTCGTTTAGGTGGACGGGCACCGAAAGGGATTTTGCTGGTGGGGCCGCCAGGTACCGGGAAAACATTGTTGGCACGCGCAGTGGCGGGCGAGGCAGGAGTACCCTTTTTCTCCATTTCCGGTTCGGAATTTGTAGAAATGTTTGTCGGTGTGGGTGCAGCCAGGGTGCGTGACTTGTTTGAACAAGCAAGGCAGATGGCGCCAGCAATAATTTTTATTGATGAACTGGATGCGCTGGGGCGCGCACGTGGTGCTTACGGATTGGGTGGCGGGCATGACGAAAAGGAGCAAACCCTGAATCAACTGTTGGCTGAACTGGATGGTTTCGATTCCAGCAGTGGTATCGTGCTGCTGGCAGCGACCAACAGACCGGAAATTCTTGATCCGGCACTGTTGCGGGCCGGACGGTTTGATCGCCAGGTGTTGGTGGATCGTCCTGATAAAATTGGGCGGGAACAAATTCTTAATGTCCATGCAAGAAAGGTAAAGTTGCACAGCGACGTTAGAATTGAGGAAGTTGCAGCGTTGACACCGGGATTTACCGGAGCGGATCTGGCTAACCTTATCAACGAGGCGACTCTGTTAGCAACCCGGCGTGCCGCACCATCGGTTACGATGGCGGATTTTAATAATGCGATTGAGCGCATCGTGGCAGGATTGGAAAAACGTAACCGCCTGTTAAACCCCGATGAACGCCGTGTAGTGGCATTTCATGAACTTGGGCATACGATGGTGGCGTTGGCGTTACCGGGTACCGATGAGATTCATAAAGTATCCATTATTCCGCGGGGTGTCGGTGCACTGGGTTACACTATTCAACGCCCTACCGAAGATCGCTATTTGATGACTCGCGCGGAACTGCAAAATAAAATGGCGGTATTGCTGGGAGGGCGTGCAGCCGAGGAGATCGTATTTAACGAAGTTTCCACCGGCGCGGCAGACGATCTAATACGCGTCACCGATATTGCGCGCGCCATGGTGTTGAGGTATGGCATGAGCGACGCATTGGGTAACGTGGCGTATGATCGGGAGCAGTCAGTATTTCTACAACCCAATGTGCCTATGCCACAAAGCCGCAATTACAGTGAAGAAACTGCCAGTAAGATTGATGTTGCAATTCGTATGTTGGTTGATCAAGCCCTGGAACGTGCGCTCAATATACTTCAATCCAATCGTGGTTTGCTGGATCAAACTGCGCAAGAGCTATTGGAAAAAGAAACGCTCAATCAACCTGAAATACTTAAATTAAAGCGAACAATAATTTCCAGCGTACCCCATTGA
- a CDS encoding OmpP1/FadL family transporter, with product MRRIAESLFYWKFLYRAGLILLVASAPVFGAGIAVMEHSVKELGQAFSGAPTNTSDGSMVFFNPAAMSQVRGKLISAASYYIVPSVTFHDSASRLGSAPLTGGDGGDSGRSVFIPNFYYVQELSNRVAFGFGFNLPYGMRNSYDSDWKGRYQAIDSEVLTINFNPSLSFKLTEKFSLGAGFNVQYLRSKLTNAIDLGPACFLLQGALPCLSQGIAPQAADGHVSLKGDSVGFGYNLGAFYTLTPDARFGVSYRSRIAHDVKGDANFTLPDKAIALTQGNILVDTHAVTPVTLPDSVLFGFSHRLNPRWEVSADALWTHWSLVRELRTNFSSSQSDDVQNLKWNDTWRYAFGVNYFSATHKWIWRTGFAYDQTPIPNAQHRSPRIPDSDRYWLTFGFTYAVRNNISIHGAYAHLFMDSPSISRRGVTGDFLSGQFSEQINIGGLQLDWRF from the coding sequence ATGAGACGTATTGCAGAAAGTTTATTTTATTGGAAGTTTCTGTATCGAGCCGGACTTATTCTGCTCGTGGCTTCTGCCCCGGTATTCGGTGCCGGTATTGCTGTGATGGAACACAGTGTAAAAGAATTAGGTCAAGCGTTCTCCGGTGCTCCTACTAATACGAGCGATGGTAGTATGGTGTTTTTTAATCCGGCTGCGATGAGCCAGGTGCGCGGTAAATTGATTTCGGCCGCGAGTTACTATATCGTACCGTCGGTAACTTTTCATGATAGTGCTTCACGGTTGGGTAGCGCGCCGCTTACGGGTGGGGATGGCGGAGATAGCGGGCGATCGGTTTTTATTCCGAATTTTTATTATGTGCAGGAATTGTCGAACCGCGTAGCTTTTGGTTTTGGATTTAATCTACCTTATGGTATGCGCAATAGCTATGATTCGGACTGGAAAGGGCGCTACCAGGCCATTGATTCAGAAGTTCTGACGATTAATTTTAATCCGTCTCTGTCGTTCAAGCTGACTGAAAAATTTTCTTTGGGCGCCGGCTTTAATGTGCAGTACTTGCGATCCAAATTAACCAACGCAATTGATCTGGGACCGGCATGTTTTTTATTGCAGGGAGCATTGCCATGCTTAAGTCAGGGAATTGCGCCGCAAGCCGCGGACGGGCATGTTTCGCTCAAGGGTGACAGTGTCGGTTTCGGCTACAATTTAGGCGCATTTTACACGCTGACCCCTGATGCTCGATTCGGCGTCAGTTATCGTTCCCGCATTGCCCATGACGTAAAGGGAGATGCAAATTTCACCCTGCCGGATAAAGCCATTGCGCTGACGCAAGGGAATATTTTGGTGGATACGCATGCGGTTACGCCGGTAACTTTGCCGGACTCGGTCTTATTCGGTTTCTCGCACCGTCTCAATCCGCGCTGGGAAGTTTCTGCGGATGCTTTATGGACGCACTGGAGTTTGGTTCGGGAGCTCAGAACGAATTTTTCCTCATCGCAATCCGATGATGTGCAAAATCTGAAATGGAACGATACGTGGCGTTATGCTTTCGGGGTTAATTATTTTTCCGCAACTCATAAATGGATATGGCGAACAGGATTTGCTTATGATCAAACGCCGATTCCCAATGCACAACACAGATCGCCTCGAATTCCCGATAGCGATCGTTATTGGCTGACTTTTGGTTTTACTTATGCGGTGCGGAATAATATTTCCATTCATGGTGCGTATGCGCATCTGTTTATGGATAGTCCTTCAATCAGTCGTAGGGGCGTAACGGGAGATTTCCTTTCCGGGCAGTTTTCCGAGCAAATCAATATCGGCGGTCTGCAACTAGACTGGCGTTTCTAA